One part of the Solea solea chromosome 16, fSolSol10.1, whole genome shotgun sequence genome encodes these proteins:
- the vasnb gene encoding vasorin b: MEREFFITMKAFLTPLPFLLLLILPEGILSSNCPKDCSCSTPESILCFQRRSSTIPKGVPAFTKSLYLFANGIEGLTAKDFSGMENLEMLDLSQNKLTEIPDRVFEPLTSLRNLDLSSNQITHISKICFHGMALLERLYLYSNLIKTIHPAAFDGLEHLLELKMQGNQLTSLPALAMPRLLLLDLRFNVLNSLGPSDLLTPNLESLKLGGVGLTSLDNELIGNLKNLHELDISGNQLESFPSVLKETNGLIHLSLAGNPMGPLMVQDLQNLGELQELDISSLSLQGLPEEFSQLFPHLRKLTTAENPFNCLCNLAWFPRWLRAQSITLERTEETRCHFPPINAGKVLERLEHRDFGCPITTTVPSNTVKTTTSPPVPVTTLSSTAEAEVPGASDDLTHIDDDSLLPPVPASPSSSSKDKGEDQHFCPSHTCLNGGICRLDQRGQVECTCPHGTSGMYCEVKSHQPALPPQTDIPRATVIVNTPDISSNEVTATSILVDLHRYIEMRPYIRGIRLTYRNLSGPDRRPIQLSLPASFPEYRLRGLKPNSTYAVCASPLGAPSGIDSVCTEAHTAPESISGTDARVTDPRLTTMLVPAAAILLLLLLIAIALGVVCYLRRKRANGHLDLDCEPSQQELSGDKAGLDNMALPQKQPQIMMPEPAVQTSNLEYEVLLLQDHCTSNNNMSSHKPSYF, encoded by the coding sequence CTAAAGGAGTACCTGCATTCACAAAAAGTCTATACCTTTTCGCTAACGGCATTGAGGGCTTGACAGCTAAGGACTTCAGCGGCATGGAGAACCTGGAAATGTTGGACCTCAGTCAAAACAAATTGACCGAAATTCCAGATAGAGTGTTTGAACCTCTGACCTCTTTGAGAAACTTGGATTTGTCATCCAACCAGATCACCCACATTTCAAAGATATGCTTCCACGGTATGGCACTGCTTGAACGCCTGTATCTGTACAGTAATCTTATTAAGACCATTCACCCTGCAGCCTTTGATGGATTGGAGCACCTACTGGAACTCAAAATGCAAGGCAACCAGTTGACATCCCTACCTGCCCTCGCAATGCcccgcctgctgctgctggaccttcgatttaatgttttaaacagTTTAGGTCCATCAGACCTCCTGACCCCAAATTTGGAATCACTGAAACTTGGTGGTGTGGGGCTCACCAGTCTGGATAATGAGCTAATAGGTAATCTGAAGAATTTACATGAACTGGACATATCGGGAAACCAACTTGAGTCCTTCCCATCAGTGCTAAAGGAGACCAATGGGCTGATTCACCTTAGCCTAGCAGGGAACCCAATGGGTCCTCTTATGGTTCAGGACCTGCAAAACCTTGGGGAGCTTCAGGAGTTGGACATAAGCAGCCTTAGCCTGCAGGGTCTCCCCGAAGAGTTCTCCCAGCTCTTCCCCCACCTCAGAAAGCTCACAACAGCTGAGAACCCCTTCAACTGTCTTTGCAACTTAGCATGGTTCCCAAGATGGTTGAGAGCCCAGAGCATCACTCTGGAGAGAACAGAGGAAACCCGCTGCCATTTCCCACCTATCAATGCTGGAAAGGTCTTGGAAAGACTGGAGCACAGGGATTTTGGGTGCCCTATCACAACTACAGTCCCCAGTAATACTGTCAAAACTACCACTTCCCCACCTGTTCCAGTCACTACTTTATCATCTACTGCTGAAGCTGAAGTTCCAGGAGCCAGCGATGACCTCACACACATAGATGATGACTCTCTCCTGCCCCCTGTTCCTGCATCCCCCAGTAGCAGCAGCAAGGACAAAGGAGAGGATCAGCATTTCTGTCCCTCACACACCTGTCTGAATGGGGGTATTTGTCGCTTGGACCAGCGTGGTCAGGTAGAGTGTACCTGTCCACATGGCACTTCTGGCATGTACTGTGAAGTCAAAAGCCATCAACCAGCTTTACCCCCTCAAACTGACATCCCAAGGGCAACTGTGATCGTGAATACACCAGACATCAGTTCAAATGAAGTGACAGCAACCTCTATCCTAGTGGACCTTCACCGTTACATTGAAATGCGGCCTTACATCCGGGGAATCCGTCTAACCTATCGCAACCTTTCTGGGCCAGACCGCAGGCCAATTCAACTTAGCTTGCCTGCATCCTTCCCAGAGTACAGACTCAGAGGCCTGAAGCCTAACTCCACTTACGCTGTGTGTGCCAGTCCTCTCGGAGCCCCTAGTGGGATAGACAGTGTTTGCACTGAGGCCCATACAGCCCCTGAAAGCATCAGTGGCACTGATGCAAGGGTTACTGATCCAAGACTGACCACAATGCTGGTGCCTGCAGCTGCCATtttgctactgctgctactgattGCAATAGCACTGGGAGTGGTATGCTATCTTCGCCGAAAGAGAGCCAATGGCCACTTGGATCTAGACTGTGAGCCTTCCCAGCAAGAGTTGAGTGGAGATAAGGCTGGTTTAGATAACATGGCATTACCACAAAAACAGCCCCAAATTATGATGCCTGAACCTGCTGTTCAGACTAGTAATTTGGAATATGAGGTGTTGCTACTACAGGATCACTGTACATCAAATAACAATATGTCTTCACACAAGCCTTCCTACTTTTGA